The DNA window ttGAGGTAGAAGATTTCTAAGATGCTTCCTGGTAATATTCTGTGAACTAAATCAAATAACTATCATCTCTAGTTAAATATTGAACCAGAAGGGATCCCTGGGTGCAAAGGGGTTACTGTTCCTCTCCACATGCATTTTCTAGGAGTCATTGTGACTACACTGgctaaagtgctggacttggagttagagaGACTTGTGTTTGAAGCCTGCCtcatttgctagctgtatgatcttgggaaagaCACCTTCTCagtctaaatttcctcatctgtaaaacagggataatagcacctacatcaaaTCAATAGGTCAGACtatctatcaaatgagaaaatgtattaaGTGTTTGCAGACCTTAAGTTACTAGATAATAGTAGCTAATAATACTGCACTTGACCACTGAACTTTAACCCAGTACTtcaaaactaagaaaaaatattaataaatgacatttatgtACTGCGCCTTAAGGCCTGCCAAGCACTTTAtatctcatttgggcctcacaaGAACCTTGTGAGATGGGTATTACAACTTCCAtcttacagatggagaaagtgGAGCTCAAGGAAGTAattatttgtccatggtcacataggtaagTGTTAGAAGTGAGATTCAAAACCAAGTCTCTCTTGACTCTGAgtctaatgttctttcctctaTAACAAATTTTCCAAGCGCATCTTTCTggtcctcatttccttccttaattTGTCCAGTTTCAGATAGGATCATGAAACTAGAACTGACTTTAGAGATTATTCATGATAGATGaacagtgctttacaaaccttcaaGTGTTCTATATATGCTAGTTATTGGAACGATTTTCCAGCCAACCCTCTTATTATAAgggtggaaactgagacccaaatagttaagtgactttcccaaagtaatGCAGCTATTTTTCTGGGATATAGAATCCGGGAcacctttcaggaaaaaaaaaaatactcattgtTAGAGGTTAAATCCAGATGTGGTTCCTTTTCAGGCACTTCTCTTACATACCACACCAAAACCTTTTCCTTAGCCAAACTCTGTATATCTAAAATTAAATGTCACACGTTTTATAGTCCCAATTAACACAATTTAGAAATCAAACATTTCATGTTAAAAATCCAATTGACAAAAATCTTaaacctctttctctcttccatcctATAAAGCAACCAATAAAAGGTAATTTGTAAgcataatattctcttttttgttgatttttatcttgattctctttctctgtcttggaTATGCTACTATCTTATTATTTTTCCAAGTATCCCTCTTCTGAGGCTAAATGCCACAGCTGTAAGACTCATCTTTATCAACCTGGGGAAGAATGCACTTTACACCCAAATCGGAAgacaaaaaaatttttctttaattttagataCACTCTCAGACATATCCCAAGAGAGTGGGACCACTTCAGAACTGGTCACTTGCTATGCCTAAAAATAAGAGCCTGCTTTTCCCACTTCTAAGGAACACATTAATGTTGAGCTCATTCATTTGGATATACACATGATAGAATACAGCAGAATGAAATATTGTCAAAACATTTCCTGCTAGACCAGCAGCCTGACACAATTAGCTGCTCATTAAATAAAAGTTTTCAGTCACAAAGAGAGAACTGTAATCACTTGGTCAAATGACAACATAATTTAATGCATTCAGGAGGCGAAGAATAAGACGAGGGCATACGTAGGGagcatggtggaaaatgcttctGATGGCTTCTTTCACTTAGATGATAtagctttctttttgttattgtcagGAAAGAGCTTTACATCAAAAGCAATGAAAAATGTGAGAAGGGATTTCACATCTCTCGGTTCTAGATAATATTCCTGGGCTATTTTCTCTGCAGTCCACGTTTCAGGAAAACGTTTATGATTGTTAAGTAGTGTGAGAGCCTCCACCACAGAAATTTTGCCTTTGGGAATGTTCTCGGAAGACATGAGGTTAAAGTGATTGCCTTTTAGAAGTCTGAGCTCCGTTGAGTGAGGTATACTGGTATCTTTCACCTGCGgcagaagaagagaaagatttattaggaaggaagagaagagcatCATCTATTGTTATGTTTTTTTGTTGCTCCTCATACATGACTTTCTAGCTCCCACTTGTGTGACTTTGTACAAGCTGTACCTCCAAGCCTGAAACACTCTACTTTTATCTCAATATCTTTGAATCCTTGCAGGACTCACCTTCTACTGAAAAACTATAGTTGCAAATGTACTCTATGCCCTGAAATATTGTAAAAAACCACTTTATGTGTACAACTGTGTACGTGTAATTTCTTACCTGTAGATTGtgactccttgaggacaggaatttcttgtttttatctttgtgttctTAGCATCTAGCACAGTCCTTAAAACGCAGTAGATATTTAACAAGCTACTCCATGAACGGAACTGATTAACTGATTGTCAGATGgccatcttttttcttctctccctttcctaatTCCTTTCCAAAACCACAATTCTCATTATAAGACATTAAATCCTTGGTCAATGTTGCTTTTGTTAGtctttagttttattatttcatgtaaaTTAGCACCATTTATTCTAACTAGTCCCACCACTGAAGCAGGATTATATTTCTTCCATgaaccttcttttctcctttcaggtattaaaattctttcttttttaaatcatgaactTTATTATGAAATAACAATAAACATGATCTTTCCatattcaaagaacaaaaaaccatAATTGCATATAAATGCTGAATGGATCAAAAgaaatttagcaaagttgcaaaaCATAAATAAATCCATGTAAATCAATGGCACattaccaacaaaaccaaaaattttatttaaagtaataataaaatatataaaatatttgggaatctatttACCAAGACATACCCAAGACTATATGAATTAAACTACAAAATgctctttatagaaataaagattgacctgaataactgaacaatttaattgctcatggttaggcagtgccaatataataaaaaacaatattacctatatatacacatatacatacacacatacaaacacacataattcatctggaggaacaaaaggtcaagaatctcatgggaagtaatgaaaaaaaagtaggaaagggaCCTAGCAATATCAGATACTGAACTACTGTGCTAAATAGCAACCATTAAAATGATTTAgcattggttaaaaaatagagaggtttaTCAAGGGAAAAGATGAAGCACGCAACAAACTCAAGTAAACAAAAacagtaatgtagtgtttgataagaTCCCACTAACTGGGGTAatattcactatttgacaaaaactactgggaaaactggaaaccagtctagcacacagtaggtgctatatatcAAGGTAAACTCCTAATGGATAAAAGATGGCATCATAATCAAATCAGAGGAACAAGGAATAaactacctttcagatctatggacagtcagtcaatcagtcaagaGACTGGGAGTCATTCTTCTATTTAGTTA is part of the Dromiciops gliroides isolate mDroGli1 chromosome 4, mDroGli1.pri, whole genome shotgun sequence genome and encodes:
- the NDUFAF4 gene encoding NADH dehydrogenase [ubiquinone] 1 alpha subcomplex assembly factor 4 is translated as MGARVTRALRNFNLDNRAEREISKAKPSAAPMHPTTKTLIQEEIKRHPELEEIVKKKDDKLLTLLKEVYVDSKDPVPHVRVKDTSIPHSTELRLLKGNHFNLMSSENIPKGKISVVEALTLLNNHKRFPETWTAEKIAQEYYLEPRDVKSLLTFFIAFDVKLFPDNNKKKAISSK